One part of the Algibacter sp. L1A34 genome encodes these proteins:
- a CDS encoding transposase yields MKASGEPQISTSDPDSKHLIVRNNITEVAYCVQSTVDADHNIPFDYLITNKNDSKAMGQMLQRAKTILETNTFTALYDKGYHTGSEFKTANNLGIKTLVAIPGIGRASQAPDPKYNSEHFKYSKENDTYTCPQGNILKSNGSTYKARNYRFKQYKTNTCKNCPVRALCTTSKVNGKVVQRSEFHRYIEANAQNVLQNPDAYKKRQAIVEHPYGTIKRQWSFDHIITKKTMQRASADVGLMFIAYNLTRIWNIIRKTNTSISHAHKACIRFIEAILRDIKVLYEQNLKNQIVEHN; encoded by the coding sequence TTGAAAGCCTCTGGAGAACCTCAAATATCTACCTCTGACCCAGATAGCAAGCATTTAATTGTACGTAACAATATTACTGAAGTTGCTTACTGTGTACAATCTACTGTAGATGCAGATCACAATATTCCGTTTGATTACTTGATCACCAATAAGAATGATTCCAAGGCCATGGGACAGATGTTACAGCGCGCCAAAACTATTTTAGAAACAAACACCTTTACCGCCCTTTATGATAAAGGATATCATACAGGGAGTGAATTTAAAACGGCAAATAATCTAGGGATTAAAACACTTGTTGCTATACCTGGAATAGGAAGAGCCTCTCAAGCTCCAGACCCAAAATATAACTCAGAACACTTTAAATATAGTAAAGAAAACGACACCTATACCTGTCCACAAGGAAACATACTTAAAAGTAATGGAAGCACCTATAAAGCGCGTAATTATCGCTTCAAACAATATAAAACAAACACATGTAAAAACTGCCCAGTAAGAGCTTTATGTACAACTTCTAAGGTTAATGGAAAGGTAGTACAGCGCAGTGAATTCCATCGATATATTGAAGCCAACGCACAAAACGTATTACAAAACCCTGATGCTTATAAAAAACGACAAGCCATTGTTGAACATCCATACGGAACAATAAAACGCCAGTGGAGTTTTGATCATATCATCACTAAGAAAACGATGCAACGTGCTAGTGCTGATGTAGGGTTGATGTTTATTGCATATAACTTAACAAGAATTTGGAATATCATTAGAAAAACCAACACGTCTATTTCTCATGCTCACAAGGCCTGTATTAGGTTTATAGAAGCTATTCTAAGAGATATAAAAGTGCTCTACGAACAAAATTTAAAAAATCAAATCGTTGAACACAACTAA
- a CDS encoding helix-turn-helix domain-containing protein translates to MGRKVKYDYAFKLRCVKQVLKNHQIVEDVSKLYGCHHTTLHDWIRFYEKYGKKALLPRKTKVYSIPFKLKVLKAIDKDSLSFSQACLEFNIPTKSVIMKWQRNYKKEGIVGLNIKPRGKPKSMQFKRAKKKSNKPLTREEELLLENESLRAELDLLKKLQALIQQEQNKKQKP, encoded by the coding sequence ATGGGAAGAAAAGTCAAGTATGATTACGCATTTAAACTTCGATGTGTAAAGCAAGTTTTAAAAAATCACCAAATAGTTGAAGATGTGTCTAAGTTATATGGTTGTCATCATACAACCCTTCATGATTGGATTCGATTTTATGAAAAATATGGTAAAAAAGCACTATTACCAAGAAAAACCAAAGTGTATAGCATTCCTTTTAAACTTAAAGTTTTAAAAGCTATTGACAAAGATTCATTATCTTTCAGTCAAGCTTGTTTAGAATTTAATATTCCTACTAAATCTGTAATTATGAAGTGGCAACGTAATTATAAAAAAGAGGGTATTGTAGGCTTAAACATTAAACCTAGAGGTAAACCAAAATCTATGCAATTTAAGAGAGCTAAAAAAAAGTCTAATAAACCTTTAACAAGAGAAGAGGAACTTTTATTAGAAAATGAATCATTACGTGCAGAACTGGACTTGCTAAAAAAGTTACAGGCCTTAATTCAACAAGAGCAAAACAAAAAGCAAAAGCCATAA
- a CDS encoding DUF262 domain-containing protein gives MEASSTIKKVLAGNKIFVPTYQRAYSWETEFDKSKPPKQVNVFLSDLEDYNKSQTNSKYYFGHFLFEQKSDSKFGVIDGQQRLTTITIFLSALFSRLEEIRPLSISEKETKEDILKRNLTYRFSTVGYDNQLFRDYVIDQTKTDKNGLETTSAKRIVNAFDFFQKALSEKDESYLTKMLETLQSSSCTTHPVKDESEAIQMFIFQNNRGKKPSNLEIIKAQFMFYIHLYGDEEKEELIEEIKNRFEKIYKSISSIEYNINEDDVLVYTMRVYFNSLWENNALEKINKLLDEKGSISFIKQFSYSLSNSFEHLTNFFGKDEKESLHIHSLITLGGFGIAIPFIIKAYSFNVGKENIEKLCASLESLVIRQRLIGTRADITSRLDGVYKTFTKETKSIEPIIERVDFIKTVPSENWWWSYWNDNAFEKSIQGAVNHSTAKFLLWKYENHLESDGKNGYAQTRFDAVESPELEHIAPQTENPKNGYDVYDEEFRTQFIDCLGNYLLLSKSHNCSVGNKPFSDKRDSYTKSNQQREIAEMTKENLIWTRELIQKRNDKITEFLTDKL, from the coding sequence ATGGAAGCATCATCAACAATCAAAAAAGTATTAGCAGGAAATAAAATTTTCGTTCCAACTTATCAAAGAGCCTATTCTTGGGAAACTGAATTTGATAAATCAAAACCGCCAAAACAAGTCAATGTTTTTTTATCAGATTTAGAAGATTATAATAAAAGTCAAACAAATTCAAAATACTACTTTGGTCACTTTCTTTTTGAGCAAAAAAGTGATAGTAAATTTGGAGTAATAGATGGACAACAAAGACTGACAACTATAACAATTTTTCTGTCTGCTTTATTTTCAAGACTTGAAGAAATTAGACCTTTAAGTATTTCAGAGAAAGAAACAAAGGAAGATATTTTAAAACGTAATTTAACTTATAGATTTTCTACAGTTGGATATGACAACCAACTTTTTAGAGATTATGTTATTGACCAAACAAAGACCGATAAAAACGGACTTGAAACTACTTCTGCAAAAAGAATTGTAAACGCTTTTGATTTTTTCCAAAAAGCACTTTCTGAAAAAGACGAAAGTTATTTAACGAAAATGTTGGAAACATTGCAATCTTCATCTTGTACAACTCATCCTGTAAAAGATGAATCCGAAGCAATCCAAATGTTTATCTTCCAAAATAATAGAGGTAAAAAGCCTTCAAATTTGGAAATTATTAAAGCTCAATTTATGTTTTACATTCATCTTTACGGAGATGAAGAAAAGGAAGAACTGATTGAAGAAATAAAAAATAGATTTGAGAAAATATATAAATCAATTTCATCGATTGAATATAATATCAACGAAGATGATGTTTTAGTTTACACAATGCGTGTTTATTTCAATTCACTTTGGGAAAATAACGCTCTTGAGAAAATTAATAAACTACTTGACGAAAAAGGCTCAATCTCTTTTATTAAACAATTTTCATATTCACTTTCAAACAGTTTTGAACACTTAACTAACTTCTTTGGCAAAGACGAAAAAGAAAGTTTACATATACATTCTTTAATTACGCTTGGAGGTTTTGGAATTGCAATTCCGTTTATAATTAAAGCCTATTCATTCAATGTTGGTAAAGAAAATATTGAGAAATTATGTGCAAGTTTGGAGTCTTTAGTTATAAGACAAAGATTGATTGGTACAAGAGCAGATATTACATCAAGACTTGACGGAGTTTATAAAACATTTACCAAAGAAACTAAAAGCATAGAACCGATTATTGAAAGGGTTGATTTTATAAAGACAGTTCCTTCCGAAAATTGGTGGTGGTCTTATTGGAATGATAATGCTTTTGAAAAATCAATACAAGGTGCTGTAAATCATTCAACAGCTAAATTTCTATTGTGGAAATACGAAAACCATCTTGAATCAGATGGAAAAAATGGATATGCTCAAACAAGATTTGATGCAGTTGAAAGTCCTGAATTGGAACACATTGCACCGCAAACTGAAAATCCTAAAAATGGATATGACGTTTACGATGAAGAATTTAGAACACAATTTATCGATTGTTTAGGAAATTACCTTTTGCTATCGAAATCACATAATTGTTCAGTTGGTAACAAACCTTTTTCGGACAAAAGAGATAGTTACACAAAGTCTAATCAGCAAAGAGAAATCGCTGAAATGACAAAGGAAAATCTAATTTGGACAAGAGAATTAATCCAAAAACGAAATGACAAAATAACGGAATTTCTAACGGACAAACTGTGA
- a CDS encoding DUF2971 domain-containing protein, whose amino-acid sequence MNNFYSELEKEIFNRFEFALKNSKLIIHSNDIWSIGRTKREIDIVIYRGKHPLAVIEVKGNLENKNTLARAKDIVRSTISISNSRFGVVTDNNVFYLYDRNNKNQVFIETSFNHIIDILISPSDIKIETKDRELVLSLILEAAEKHLPDNKEFLKFINEKSFLSKVKFDNNSNSFFFIEDEGGISSFENKFFIKMLGEFKDKKICRYTSLNTIYDMLNYISFRMSGIVGMNDKTEVNYVETYLNGIEKPLIKEHYNTIIALNNRYITSCSKIARKDDLTLWRLYSDDAKGVCLTFDIKYENLNNHVLLQKVKYANKNGQHKELNFLKQIKLDVENKTGFPFDFRKLGYWKHFFKPYDYSIEEEVRLLIIDNDSLPKIKSDWVMTYTHSIINPIMDFRLNSKLFPIQLREITLGPKCPEQETNYVQLQEMIRRKKREISDKKYDSNLNTLKVKLSEIRHYR is encoded by the coding sequence ATGAACAATTTTTATTCAGAATTAGAAAAAGAAATTTTTAATAGGTTTGAATTTGCCCTAAAAAATTCAAAACTAATTATTCATTCAAATGATATTTGGAGTATTGGCAGAACAAAAAGGGAAATAGATATAGTCATCTATAGAGGAAAGCATCCTCTAGCTGTAATTGAAGTAAAAGGTAATTTAGAAAACAAAAACACATTAGCTAGAGCTAAAGATATTGTTCGCTCAACAATTTCAATATCTAATTCTAGATTTGGAGTTGTTACTGATAATAATGTTTTCTATTTATATGATAGAAATAATAAAAATCAAGTTTTTATTGAAACTTCATTTAATCATATAATAGATATTTTAATATCGCCATCAGATATTAAAATAGAAACGAAAGATAGAGAATTAGTTCTATCCTTAATTTTGGAAGCAGCAGAAAAACATTTACCCGACAATAAAGAGTTTTTAAAATTTATTAATGAAAAATCCTTTTTAAGCAAAGTAAAGTTTGACAATAATTCTAATTCCTTTTTCTTTATTGAGGACGAAGGAGGTATTTCATCATTTGAAAATAAGTTTTTCATAAAAATGTTGGGAGAATTTAAAGACAAAAAGATATGCAGATATACTTCATTAAATACAATTTATGATATGCTAAATTATATCTCATTTAGAATGAGTGGTATTGTTGGTATGAATGATAAAACAGAAGTAAATTATGTTGAAACATACCTAAATGGTATTGAAAAACCTTTAATTAAAGAACATTACAATACAATTATTGCTTTGAATAATAGATATATTACTTCCTGTTCCAAAATTGCAAGAAAAGATGATTTAACTCTTTGGAGACTATACTCAGATGACGCGAAAGGAGTTTGCTTAACATTTGATATTAAATATGAGAACCTAAACAATCACGTGTTACTTCAAAAAGTAAAATACGCCAATAAAAATGGACAACACAAAGAATTAAATTTCCTAAAACAAATAAAGTTAGATGTTGAAAATAAAACTGGATTCCCTTTTGATTTTCGTAAACTCGGCTATTGGAAACACTTTTTCAAACCATATGATTATTCAATTGAGGAAGAAGTGAGATTGCTGATAATTGACAATGATTCTTTACCTAAAATAAAATCTGATTGGGTTATGACTTATACTCATTCAATCATTAATCCAATTATGGATTTTAGATTAAATAGTAAATTATTCCCTATTCAATTAAGAGAAATTACACTTGGTCCAAAATGTCCAGAACAAGAAACAAATTATGTCCAGTTGCAAGAAATGATTCGCAGGAAAAAGAGAGAAATAAGCGATAAAAAATATGATTCAAATCTAAACACCTTAAAAGTTAAATTATCTGAAATTAGACATTATAGGTAA
- a CDS encoding PH domain-containing protein, whose amino-acid sequence MKIYKANRKGLINYLLIGSMILPIVVFFLDKNTFTEKPFILLPLLSPLILLFWIYFDTFYKIEKNELIYRSGFLRGKIEIPNIKEILKGKTMWSGIKPALARNGLIIKFNKYDEIYIAPENNDELISDLIKLNSEIKITE is encoded by the coding sequence ATGAAAATTTATAAAGCAAATAGAAAAGGACTTATCAATTATTTATTAATTGGTTCTATGATTTTACCGATAGTTGTTTTCTTTCTTGACAAAAATACTTTTACGGAAAAACCTTTTATTTTATTACCATTATTGAGTCCATTGATATTACTATTTTGGATTTATTTTGACACTTTTTACAAAATTGAAAAGAACGAACTGATTTATCGTTCTGGATTTTTAAGAGGGAAAATTGAAATTCCGAACATAAAAGAAATTCTGAAAGGAAAAACAATGTGGAGCGGAATTAAACCAGCATTGGCGAGAAATGGACTTATTATAAAGTTCAATAAGTATGATGAAATTTATATTGCGCCTGAAAATAATGACGAACTGATTTCGGACTTAATAAAATTAAACTCTGAAATAAAAATAACGGAATAA
- a CDS encoding DUF2971 domain-containing protein yields MNELKIEPYYNQPNENSFLYRYLTIDKLLDLLLSERISLVRLNLFNDKLEGSSLKHLFLNHFSELAKKDMQSQGGTFGIVSLTVNPTERNKQSREREIFQDTNYASCWYINNYESVAMWQLYSKSDSVAIKIPYEVLNKELLNGNFEINSKYDKLKFGAISYHRFKNIENVEQTKIKTDTQGFIKDSSFDHEREFRIMVENKDSEKKHLESRGILLDEDVLELNNSNEIKVKYLKLNNFKELPFEIIFHPECQKWHKKNIEKIIQQFNIKFNIIDSELTNTFK; encoded by the coding sequence ATGAACGAATTGAAAATTGAACCATATTACAATCAACCTAATGAGAATTCCTTTTTATACAGATATTTAACAATTGACAAACTATTAGACTTACTATTAAGTGAAAGGATTTCACTTGTTAGACTTAATTTATTTAATGATAAACTAGAAGGTAGTTCATTAAAGCATTTATTTTTAAATCATTTTAGTGAACTCGCTAAAAAAGATATGCAAAGTCAAGGAGGAACTTTTGGAATTGTTTCTCTAACAGTTAACCCAACAGAAAGGAATAAACAAAGTCGTGAAAGAGAAATTTTTCAAGACACAAACTATGCAAGTTGTTGGTATATTAATAATTATGAATCAGTTGCAATGTGGCAATTATATTCAAAATCTGATAGTGTTGCTATAAAAATCCCTTATGAAGTTCTAAATAAAGAATTATTGAATGGAAACTTTGAAATCAATAGTAAATATGATAAATTAAAATTTGGAGCAATTTCTTATCATAGATTTAAAAATATTGAAAACGTTGAGCAAACAAAAATTAAAACTGATACTCAAGGATTTATTAAAGATTCAAGTTTTGACCATGAACGAGAGTTTCGAATAATGGTTGAAAATAAAGATTCTGAAAAAAAACATTTAGAAAGCCGAGGCATATTATTGGACGAAGATGTACTTGAATTAAATAATTCTAATGAAATAAAAGTAAAATACTTAAAATTAAATAACTTTAAAGAATTACCTTTTGAAATTATTTTTCATCCTGAATGTCAAAAATGGCATAAAAAAAATATTGAAAAAATAATCCAACAATTCAATATAAAGTTCAATATAATTGATTCTGAATTAACAAATACATTTAAATAA
- a CDS encoding PIN-like domain-containing protein translates to MNRKSFEKFELSPEKEKELWKDSLIVFDTSALIDFYSYPKETRQDIFDEIFPKLKDRLWIPSHVEFEYLKNRKGIIEKPITENYNPIKEEKLRDLNLAKTQILKISKGIKEETLKPEKHPFLPQESIDEFILFTKKIDEKITKFEKDIKVEITKQETEIKSLNKNDTILKAFENNLKVGNETTHSEIMEIVKEGKLRYEFEIPPGYEDKKEKIGTQIFGDLIVWKQILEYSKQQNKSVIFICNDLKIDWCFKDKKTRNRIQSPRMELIKEFRDNNKKEFWMYSQSQFIYTAKKILKIDFADEKIKEISNVISNRNRDELIYECNLCGSRTIIPEENLNYEFECVESSERQMGTENHYRMEEDLKCINCRTSTNLTFEIWEYPQYTLNHEEINIENAKIIKSLDFASIFWDNHIDFPDEDMFRER, encoded by the coding sequence ATGAATAGAAAAAGTTTCGAAAAATTTGAATTGAGTCCTGAAAAAGAAAAAGAACTTTGGAAAGATTCATTAATCGTTTTTGATACTTCAGCGCTTATTGATTTCTATTCATATCCGAAAGAAACAAGACAAGATATATTTGATGAAATTTTTCCAAAGCTTAAAGATAGATTATGGATACCATCACACGTTGAATTTGAATATCTTAAAAACAGAAAAGGAATAATTGAAAAACCAATAACGGAGAATTACAATCCAATCAAGGAAGAAAAATTAAGGGATTTGAATTTAGCTAAAACTCAAATTCTAAAGATTTCTAAAGGAATTAAAGAAGAAACTTTAAAACCAGAAAAACACCCATTTCTACCCCAAGAAAGTATTGATGAATTTATCCTTTTTACAAAAAAAATAGACGAAAAAATTACAAAATTTGAGAAAGATATTAAAGTCGAAATAACAAAACAAGAAACTGAAATTAAGTCTCTAAATAAAAATGATACTATTCTAAAAGCGTTTGAAAACAATCTCAAAGTCGGAAATGAAACTACTCATTCTGAAATTATGGAAATCGTAAAAGAAGGAAAGTTAAGGTATGAATTTGAAATTCCACCTGGTTATGAAGATAAAAAAGAGAAAATTGGAACTCAAATATTCGGAGATTTAATAGTGTGGAAACAGATATTAGAATACTCAAAACAACAAAATAAAAGTGTTATTTTCATTTGTAACGATTTAAAGATTGATTGGTGTTTTAAAGATAAAAAAACCAGAAACAGAATTCAAAGTCCAAGAATGGAATTAATAAAGGAATTTCGAGACAATAATAAAAAAGAGTTTTGGATGTACAGTCAATCACAATTTATTTATACTGCAAAAAAGATTTTGAAAATTGATTTTGCAGATGAGAAAATTAAAGAAATCTCAAATGTTATAAGCAATAGAAATAGAGACGAACTTATTTATGAATGCAATCTTTGTGGTAGTAGGACAATAATTCCTGAAGAAAACCTAAACTATGAATTTGAGTGTGTAGAAAGTTCTGAAAGACAAATGGGAACTGAAAATCATTACAGAATGGAAGAGGATTTAAAATGTATTAATTGCCGTACTTCAACTAATCTTACATTTGAAATATGGGAATATCCACAGTACACATTAAATCACGAAGAGATAAATATTGAAAATGCAAAAATTATAAAAAGTCTTGATTTTGCAAGTATCTTTTGGGATAATCACATTGATTTTCCAGATGAAGATATGTTTAGAGAGAGATAA
- a CDS encoding IS3 family transposase has translation MITCRTGLAKKVTGLNSTRAKQKAKAITELRHKYDLDILLYHTNMARSSYYYHHKRSLLVDKYKEIKLLIHQIYHRHKGRYGYRRISLEINKIGTLINHKTVLKLMRELGLKSLVRAKRYKSYKGRIGETAPNILQRNFKAIRPNKKWATDITEFKVLGKKLYLSPIIDLFNREIISYQLSEKPDFKQVAIMLKKSFKKIPDQTNLILHSDQGWQYQMKQYRRLLTEKGITQSMSRKGNCLDNAVIENFFGILKSELFYINKYKSISQLKKEIKVYIKYYNNERIKQNLNGMSPIEYRANYYQN, from the coding sequence ATCATTACGTGCAGAACTGGACTTGCTAAAAAAGTTACAGGCCTTAATTCAACAAGAGCAAAACAAAAAGCAAAAGCCATAACAGAATTAAGGCATAAGTATGATTTAGATATTTTATTATATCATACGAACATGGCAAGAAGTAGTTATTATTATCATCATAAAAGAAGTCTTTTAGTTGATAAATATAAAGAGATAAAACTATTGATTCATCAAATATATCATCGTCACAAAGGAAGATATGGCTATAGAAGAATCTCTTTAGAAATCAACAAAATAGGCACTCTAATAAATCATAAAACAGTACTCAAGTTAATGCGTGAATTAGGTTTAAAAAGTTTAGTCAGAGCTAAAAGATACAAGTCTTATAAAGGGCGAATAGGAGAAACAGCTCCTAATATATTACAACGAAATTTTAAAGCTATTAGGCCAAATAAAAAATGGGCTACCGATATTACAGAATTTAAAGTTTTAGGAAAAAAACTATATCTATCTCCAATAATTGATCTCTTTAATAGAGAAATAATAAGTTATCAATTATCTGAAAAACCTGATTTTAAACAAGTAGCTATTATGCTGAAAAAGTCTTTTAAGAAAATACCAGATCAAACAAATTTAATATTACATTCAGATCAAGGATGGCAGTATCAAATGAAACAGTATCGAAGATTATTAACAGAAAAAGGAATTACTCAGAGTATGTCTCGTAAAGGAAATTGTTTAGATAACGCTGTGATAGAAAATTTCTTCGGTATTCTAAAATCTGAATTGTTTTATATAAATAAATATAAGTCGATATCTCAGTTAAAAAAAGAGATTAAAGTCTATATAAAATATTATAATAATGAGAGAATTAAACAAAATTTAAATGGTATGAGCCCGATTGAATATCGAGCTAATTATTATCAAAATTAA
- the lgt gene encoding prolipoprotein diacylglyceryl transferase, which produces MNDRIINWNLDPTIYWITETFPLKYYGLFFVTGILLAHYVEKRIYAKENIPIENLEKLFIYVVVGIVLGARLGHCLFYEPSYYFQNPLEILLPIKKIGDSYQFIGFQGLASHGGGIGTLIAIGIYCKKYKTNYLWVLDKIAIATPIVAVFIRLGNFMNSEIYGKPTNGNWGVIFQRDDLIPRHPTQLYEAFAYLLIFAILMFTYKKMAKEKSNGLIFGLLLVLVFLARFIIEFFKENQVGFENGMIINMGQILSIPFIIVGLILIFVRKKPNVQHSI; this is translated from the coding sequence ATGAACGATAGAATTATAAACTGGAATCTTGACCCTACAATTTATTGGATAACCGAAACTTTTCCTTTAAAATATTATGGTTTGTTTTTTGTAACAGGAATTCTTTTAGCACATTATGTTGAAAAACGTATTTACGCTAAAGAAAATATTCCAATTGAAAATTTAGAAAAGTTATTTATTTACGTTGTTGTTGGAATAGTTTTAGGTGCTAGACTCGGACATTGTTTATTTTATGAGCCTTCTTATTACTTTCAAAATCCTCTCGAAATTTTATTACCAATTAAAAAAATTGGAGATTCTTATCAATTTATCGGATTTCAAGGATTAGCTAGTCACGGAGGAGGAATTGGAACTTTAATCGCAATCGGAATTTACTGCAAAAAGTATAAAACAAACTATTTATGGGTTTTAGACAAAATTGCAATTGCTACACCAATAGTAGCAGTTTTCATTAGATTAGGGAATTTTATGAACTCTGAAATTTACGGAAAACCAACAAATGGAAATTGGGGAGTTATTTTTCAAAGAGATGATTTAATACCAAGACATCCTACTCAACTATATGAAGCATTTGCATATCTTTTAATATTCGCGATTTTAATGTTTACTTATAAGAAAATGGCAAAAGAAAAATCTAACGGACTGATTTTCGGCTTGCTTTTAGTTTTGGTATTTTTAGCTAGATTTATAATTGAATTTTTTAAAGAAAATCAAGTCGGTTTTGAAAACGGAATGATAATCAATATGGGACAAATTTTAAGTATTCCTTTTATCATCGTTGGACTGATTTTAATATTTGTTAGGAAAAAGCCCAATGTACAACACAGTATATAA
- a CDS encoding IS110 family transposase encodes MNKDIKYFGIDISHLVFDVTDSDGNYYQFKNNELGFKKFTKLLNNKSHCVMEATGYYHYQLAYHLLESGIKVSVENPLSVKRFIQMGLSKVKTDKSDSKLICAYSEQVELKLWKGNSKEEIECLQIVRTLSVYTKQSTMLKNKLHGEAVLGNPSKLVVTSLKRSLRQLTKEMKTLEDKLLILVKQSHQDLFTRLKTIPGIGPKTAIMLVVLTGGFDRFTSASELCSYAGLTPMIRQSGSSVKGRPRISKMGNQKLRNLLFMCSFNACKYNKACRDLYERIVAKGKSKKLALIAVCNKLLKQAFALAKSGLIYDGNYKSTLVKN; translated from the coding sequence ATGAATAAAGATATTAAATATTTTGGAATAGACATTAGTCATTTGGTGTTCGATGTCACGGACTCTGATGGTAATTACTATCAGTTTAAAAACAATGAACTTGGCTTTAAAAAGTTCACGAAACTTTTAAATAATAAGAGTCATTGCGTTATGGAAGCCACAGGCTATTATCATTATCAGTTAGCGTATCATTTGCTAGAATCTGGTATCAAAGTATCGGTTGAAAATCCATTGTCAGTAAAACGCTTTATACAGATGGGACTATCAAAAGTTAAGACAGATAAGAGCGATTCAAAACTTATTTGTGCTTACTCAGAGCAAGTAGAATTAAAGCTATGGAAAGGAAATTCTAAGGAAGAAATAGAATGTCTTCAAATCGTTAGAACCCTTTCTGTATATACAAAACAAAGCACTATGCTAAAAAACAAACTACATGGAGAAGCGGTTTTGGGAAATCCAAGTAAGCTTGTTGTAACGTCTTTAAAACGTAGTTTAAGACAACTAACAAAAGAGATGAAAACTTTGGAGGATAAGCTGTTAATATTAGTAAAACAATCACATCAAGATTTATTTACCCGTTTAAAAACCATTCCAGGTATAGGACCAAAAACAGCCATTATGTTAGTGGTATTAACAGGTGGATTTGATCGTTTTACGAGCGCAAGTGAACTTTGTAGTTACGCTGGCCTTACACCTATGATCCGGCAAAGTGGAAGTAGTGTAAAAGGGAGGCCACGAATAAGTAAAATGGGGAATCAAAAGCTTCGGAATTTATTATTTATGTGCAGTTTTAATGCGTGTAAATACAACAAAGCTTGCCGCGATCTTTATGAGCGAATCGTAGCGAAAGGAAAGAGCAAAAAATTAGCATTAATTGCCGTGTGTAATAAGCTACTAAAACAGGCTTTTGCACTAGCTAAATCAGGATTAATATATGATGGAAACTATAAAAGTACTTTAGTGAAAAATTAA
- a CDS encoding DUF6896 domain-containing protein: MNKNLKIERLIYLLEKAEIIAGNFSGEYLHHYHSPKEFKDEIRLSITNLKNNDFEELNDIYNSFQKDSEWYDLTKIAGEEIGNNIFSLTTELINEFESGNILELIKDFTSTVNKGVQIIKTKYGVSDLLKGWHSGLYEQTGKLKDLGIEFYAFHGCGLALHFRNKKVDFDFAYVPEQRHDGFDLWRLHGFAQGQPKKYNKYLDKNNLEKDFKGLLKKEIICLPSQDNSPEQYFLTSEIRKTLEMKNTNR; this comes from the coding sequence ATGAATAAAAACTTAAAAATAGAACGTTTGATTTATCTGCTGGAAAAAGCGGAAATAATTGCGGGAAATTTTTCTGGAGAATATTTGCATCATTATCATTCACCTAAAGAGTTTAAAGATGAAATAAGATTATCCATAACAAATCTAAAAAACAATGACTTTGAAGAATTGAATGACATTTATAACTCATTTCAAAAAGATTCCGAATGGTACGATTTGACAAAAATAGCAGGAGAAGAAATTGGAAATAACATTTTCTCTTTAACCACAGAATTGATTAATGAATTTGAGAGTGGGAATATTTTAGAATTAATAAAAGATTTTACAAGCACAGTTAATAAAGGAGTTCAAATTATAAAAACCAAATATGGTGTTTCAGATTTGTTGAAAGGTTGGCATAGTGGTTTATATGAACAAACTGGAAAATTAAAAGATTTAGGAATTGAATTTTATGCATTTCATGGTTGCGGACTTGCTCTACATTTCAGAAATAAAAAAGTTGATTTCGATTTTGCTTATGTTCCTGAACAAAGACACGATGGATTTGATTTATGGAGGTTACATGGATTTGCTCAAGGACAACCGAAAAAATATAACAAGTATTTAGACAAAAATAATCTTGAAAAGGATTTTAAGGGATTATTAAAAAAGGAGATAATTTGTTTGCCTTCTCAAGACAATTCACCGGAACAATATTTTTTAACAAGTGAAATAAGAAAAACATTGGAAATGAAAAACACGAACCGCTAA